From one Streptococcus oralis genomic stretch:
- the pepF gene encoding oligoendopeptidase F: MEQKHRSEFPEKELWDLTALYQDREDFLRAIEKAREDINQFSRDYKGNLHTFEDFEKAFAELEQIYIQMSHIGNYAFMPQTTDYSNEEFANIAQAGMEFETDASVALTFFDDALVAADEEVLDRLGELPHLTAAIRQAKIKKAHYLGADVEKALTNLGEVFYSPQDIYTKMRAGDFEMADFEANGKTYKNSFVTYENFYQNHEDAEVREKSFRSFSEGLRKHQNTAAAAYLAQVKSEKLLADMKGYDSVFDYLLAEQEVDRAMFDRQIDLIMKDFAPVAQRYLKHVAKVNGLEKMTFADWKLDLDSALNPEVTIDDAYDLVMKSVEPLGQEYCQEVARYQEERWVDFAANSGKDSGGYAADPYRVHPYVLMSWTGRLSDVYTLIHEIGHSGQFIFSDNYQSYFNAHMSTYYVEAPSTFNELLLSDYLEYQSDDPRQKRFALAHRLTDTYFHNFITHLLEAAFQRKVYTLIEEGETFGASKLNSIMKEVLTDFWGDAIEIDDDAALTWMRQAHYYMGLYSYTYSAGLVISTAGYLHLKNSETGAEDWLNLLKSGGSKTPLESAMIIGADISTDKPLRDTIQFLSETVDQIIAYSAELGE; encoded by the coding sequence ATGGAACAAAAACACCGTTCAGAATTTCCAGAAAAGGAACTTTGGGACTTAACTGCCCTATACCAAGACCGTGAGGATTTCTTGCGAGCAATCGAGAAAGCTCGCGAAGATATCAACCAATTTAGCCGTGATTACAAGGGCAATCTTCATACGTTTGAGGATTTTGAAAAGGCCTTTGCGGAATTGGAACAAATCTACATTCAGATGAGTCATATCGGCAATTACGCCTTTATGCCTCAGACGACAGACTATAGCAATGAAGAATTTGCCAATATTGCCCAAGCTGGGATGGAATTTGAAACAGATGCCAGCGTAGCCTTGACCTTCTTTGACGATGCCTTGGTGGCAGCAGACGAGGAAGTCTTGGACCGTTTGGGTGAATTGCCACATTTGACGGCAGCCATTCGTCAGGCCAAAATCAAAAAAGCCCACTACCTAGGGGCTGATGTGGAGAAGGCCTTAACCAATCTCGGTGAAGTTTTCTACAGTCCTCAGGATATTTATACTAAGATGCGAGCTGGGGACTTTGAAATGGCTGACTTTGAAGCCAATGGCAAGACCTACAAAAACAGCTTTGTTACCTATGAGAATTTCTACCAAAACCACGAGGACGCTGAGGTTCGTGAGAAATCCTTCCGTTCCTTCTCAGAAGGACTACGTAAGCACCAAAATACGGCTGCCGCAGCCTATCTAGCTCAAGTCAAGTCGGAAAAACTCTTGGCTGATATGAAGGGCTACGACTCAGTCTTTGATTATCTTCTGGCTGAGCAAGAAGTGGATCGTGCCATGTTTGATCGTCAGATAGACCTCATCATGAAGGACTTTGCACCAGTAGCTCAGAGATACCTCAAGCATGTTGCCAAGGTCAATGGACTTGAAAAGATGACCTTTGCAGACTGGAAATTGGATTTGGACAGCGCCCTCAATCCTGAAGTGACTATTGATGATGCCTATGATTTGGTCATGAAGTCAGTTGAACCTTTGGGACAAGAATATTGTCAGGAAGTTGCTCGCTATCAAGAAGAACGTTGGGTGGACTTCGCTGCTAATAGTGGCAAGGATTCTGGCGGTTATGCGGCGGATCCATATCGCGTGCACCCTTATGTCCTCATGAGCTGGACAGGCCGTTTGAGCGATGTCTATACCTTGATTCATGAAATTGGGCATTCTGGTCAATTTATCTTTTCAGACAATTACCAAAGCTACTTTAATGCCCACATGTCGACCTACTACGTTGAAGCGCCATCAACCTTCAATGAATTGCTTCTCAGTGACTACTTGGAGTACCAGTCTGATGACCCACGTCAAAAACGCTTTGCCCTTGCCCACCGCTTAACAGATACCTACTTCCATAATTTCATCACCCACCTCTTGGAAGCAGCCTTCCAGCGTAAGGTTTATACATTGATTGAAGAAGGGGAAACCTTTGGAGCAAGCAAGCTCAACAGCATTATGAAGGAAGTTTTGACAGATTTCTGGGGAGATGCTATTGAAATTGACGACGATGCGGCCTTGACTTGGATGCGCCAAGCTCACTATTACATGGGCTTGTATAGCTACACCTACTCTGCTGGTCTTGTCATCTCGACTGCTGGCTATCTCCATCTGAAAAACTCTGAAACTGGAGCTGAAGACTGGCTCAACCTCCTCAAATCAGGTGGCAGTAAGACACCGCTTGAGTCAGCCATGATTATCGGAGCGGATATTTCAACGGACAAACCACTCCGTGATACGATTCAGTTTCTGTCTGAAACAGTTGACCAGATTATCGCCTACAGTGCTGAGTTGGGAGAGTAA